Proteins found in one Populus alba chromosome 14, ASM523922v2, whole genome shotgun sequence genomic segment:
- the LOC118031231 gene encoding acid phosphatase 1, producing MARNLVFMLALTSLYIGLAAADWNILNKKVTNGAASFLKSYCESWRINVELNNIKGFEVVPQECVDFTKHYMKSSQYTADSERAIEEARLYLSSCCSLEGDGKDAWIFDVDDTLLSTIPYFKKHGFGGEKLNATLLEAWMKQGKAPALDHTLKLFHEIKDKGVKIFLISSRSETLRSATVDNLINVGYHGWCSLILRGLEDDLMKVQQYKSEARQRLIKEGYRIWGITGDQWSSVEGLPAAKRTFKLPNSMYYLS from the exons ATGGCAAGAAATTTGGTGTTCATGCTAGCTTTGACAAGCCTCTACATCGGCTTAGCAGCTGCAGATTGGaatattttgaacaaaaaagtGACAAACGGGGCTGCCTCTTTCTTGAAGAGTTATTGTGAGAGTTGGAGGATCAATGTTGAGCTAAACAACATCAAGGGGTTTGAGGTAGTGCCACAAGAATGTGTAGATTTCACCAAACATTACATGAAATCGTCTCAGTATACAGCAGACTCCGAGAGAGCAATCGAGGAAGCCAGGCTTTACCTAAGCAGCTGCTGTAGTTTGGAAGGTGATGGTAAAGATGCTTGGATTTTTGATGTTGATGACACTCTTTTGTCCACCATACCCTACTTCAAGAAACATGGTTTTGG GGGAGAGAAGCTCAATGCAACCTTATTGGAAGCATGGATGAAACAAGGCAAGGCACCAGCTCTGGACCATACACTCAAGCTCTTCCATGAGATCAAAGACAAAGGGGTCAAAATCTTTCTTATTTCTTCCAGAAGTGAAACCCTTAGATCAGCCACTGTCGATAATCTTATCAATGTTGGATATCATGGATGGTGTAGTCTCATATTAAG GGGCCTTGAGGATGATCTCATGAAAGTGCAACAATACAAATCCGAGGCAAGGCAAAGATTGATAAAAGAAGGGTATCGCATCTGGGGAATCACAGGAGATCAGTGGAGTAGTGTGGAGGGTCTCCCTGCTGCAAAAAGAACGTTCAAGTTGCCAAATTCCATGTACTACCTTTCCTAG